A single window of Kwoniella dejecticola CBS 10117 chromosome 8, complete sequence DNA harbors:
- a CDS encoding protein phosphatase PP2A regulatory subunit B, translating to MEAGDSSSWRFAQCFGDKGDVEDITEADIISTVEFDHTGDYLATGDKGGRVVLFERNEQKRGCEYKFYTEFQSHEPEFDYLKSLEIEEKINRIKWCKRQNAAHFLLSTNDKTIKLWKVFDKQIKVVAENNHSDGYTGTGNGSQPPLRLPRMTTHDSITAAVPRKVYANAHAYHINSISVNSDGETYISADDLRINLWNLNISDQSFNIVDIKPVNMEELTEVITAAEFHPIHCNLFMYSSSKGTIKLADMRDSALCDQHSKQFEEEEDPTQKSFFSEIISSISDVKFSRDGRYILSRDYLTLKIWDINMENKPVKTINIHDHLRQKLCDLYENDCIFDKFECTFSGDGSQVLTGSYHNYFRIYDVNGDNDVVLQADKSAFKAKKIGGARGKAPGKKEGMQTEGIDFAKKILHASWHPRENTIAIAATNNLFLYSTLS from the exons ATGGAGGCTGGCGACTCCAGCTCGTGGCGTTTCGCCCAATGCTTTGGTGACAAGGGCGATGTAGAAGACATAACAGAGG CCGATATCATCTCGACTGTTGAGTTTGATCACACGGGAGACTACCTTGCAACGGGTGATAAGGGTGGGCGTGTTGTCTTGTTTGAGAGGAACGAGCAG AAACGGGGTTGCGAATACAAATTTTACACGGAA TTTCAATCGCATGAGCCGGAGTTTGATTACCTAAAATCATTAGAAATAGAGGAAAAGATTAATAGGATCAAATGGTGCAAGAGACAAAACGCAGCTCACTTTCTACTCAGTACGAACG ACAAAACAATCAAATTGTGGAAGGTCTTTGACAAGCAAATCAAGGTTGTTGCAGAGAATAATCATTCTGATGGGTATACCGGTACTGGGAATGGATCGCAACCACCACTCAGGCTACCTCGCATGACCACGCATGATTCCATCACTGCTGCCGTCCCGAGAAAAGTCTACGCCAACGCCCACGCGTATCACATCAATTCCATTTCTGTCAATTCGGACGGCGAAACCTATATCTCGGCGGATGACCTCAGGATCAATCTCTGGAACCTGAACATCAGCGATCAAAGTTTCA ACATCGTTGATATCAAGCCTGTTAACATGGAGGAGTTGACTGAAGTCATTACTGCTGCCGAGTTCCATCCCATACATTGTAACTTGTTCATGTACTCTAGCTCAAAGGGTACCATCAAGTTGGCGGATATGAGAGACTCAGCTTTGTGTGATCAGCATTCCAAAC aatttgaggaagaagaagatcccACCCAGAAGTCGTTCTTCTCAGaaatcatctcatccatatCCGATGTCAAATTCTCCCGCGATGGACGATATATTCTGTCTCGAGACTACCTGACGCtgaagatatgggatatcaACATGGAGAACAAGCCTGTCAAGACTATCAACATACATGATCACTTGAGGCAGAAACTCTGTGACCTGTACGAGAACGACTGTATCTTCGATAAATTCGAGTGTACTTTCAGTGGTGATGGCAG CCAAGTATTGACCGGATCGTATCACAATTATTTCCGCATTTACGATGTCAATGGAGATAACGATGTCGTCTTACAAGCGGACAAATCAGCgttcaaagccaagaaaatCGGTGGAGCCAGAGGCAAGGCTCcgggaaagaaggaaggcaTGCAAACCGAGGGTATCGACTTTGCAAAGAAGATC TTACATGCGAGCTGGCATCCGAGGGAGAACACCATAGCT ATCGCGGCTACAAACAACCT ATTCTTGTACTCCACCTTGTCATAG